A section of the Paracoccaceae bacterium genome encodes:
- a CDS encoding FMN-binding negative transcriptional regulator: MHPNPAFRGEAASRHIALARSRSFGTLLLNGADGPLAAHVPFLLDAKAETLDLHLVRSNPILRELTSPQTALIAVAGADGYISPDWYEAPDQVPTWNYVAVHLRGTLVRLPDDRLTDVLTRQSAEYESRLAPKPPWTIDKMTPEALARMLRMIVPCRMTLASVDGTWKLGQNKPDAARLNAARAITDSDFGQEVAELSRLMLTPNYPTETTNDSV, from the coding sequence ATGCACCCAAATCCCGCCTTTCGTGGCGAAGCTGCCAGCCGCCACATTGCTCTTGCCCGGTCACGCAGTTTTGGCACGCTGCTGCTGAACGGTGCCGATGGACCACTTGCGGCCCATGTGCCGTTCCTTCTGGATGCAAAGGCCGAAACGCTCGACCTGCATCTGGTACGTTCAAACCCGATCCTGCGCGAGCTCACATCCCCACAGACGGCGTTGATCGCGGTGGCAGGGGCGGACGGGTATATATCGCCCGATTGGTACGAGGCGCCCGATCAGGTGCCGACATGGAACTATGTGGCGGTGCATCTGCGCGGAACTCTGGTACGCCTGCCCGATGACAGGCTGACCGATGTGCTGACCCGCCAGTCCGCCGAATACGAAAGCCGCCTGGCCCCCAAGCCGCCCTGGACCATCGACAAGATGACGCCGGAAGCGCTGGCCAGGATGCTGCGTATGATCGTGCCATGCCGAATGACGCTTGCGTCGGTGGATGGCACCTGGAAGCTGGGCCAGAACAAGCCCGACGCGGCGCGTCTGAACGCGGCTCGTGCCATCACCGACAGCGATTTCGGGCAAGAGGTTGCTGAACTGTCCCGCCTGATGCTGACCCCGAATTATCCAACGGAGACGACCAATGATTCTGTATGA
- the petA gene encoding ubiquinol-cytochrome c reductase iron-sulfur subunit, with product MSHADDHDGTRRDFLYYATAGTGAVVTGAAVWPLVNQMNPSADVQALSSIRVDVAEVLPGTQLTVKWLGKPVFIRRRTQEEIDAANQVQMDELIDDQARNANLPDGDSAVDANRFLTPFGEEDAGPTGEWLVMIGVCTHLGCVPLGDGAGDFGGWFCPCHGSHYDTAGRIRQGPAPTNLAVPVAAFIDATTIKLG from the coding sequence TTGTCCCACGCAGACGACCACGACGGCACACGCCGCGACTTCCTTTACTATGCCACCGCTGGCACCGGCGCTGTCGTGACCGGCGCTGCCGTCTGGCCGCTGGTCAACCAGATGAATCCGTCTGCCGATGTTCAGGCACTCAGCTCGATCCGTGTGGACGTGGCCGAGGTTCTGCCCGGCACCCAGCTGACCGTGAAATGGCTGGGCAAGCCGGTGTTCATCCGCCGCCGCACCCAGGAAGAGATTGACGCCGCCAATCAGGTCCAGATGGACGAGCTGATTGACGATCAGGCCCGCAACGCGAACCTGCCCGATGGCGACAGCGCGGTTGATGCCAACCGTTTCCTGACGCCCTTTGGCGAAGAAGACGCTGGCCCGACCGGCGAATGGCTGGTGATGATCGGCGTCTGCACGCACCTTGGCTGCGTGCCGCTGGGTGACGGCGCCGGCGACTTCGGCGGCTGGTTCTGCCCCTGCCACGGGTCGCACTATGATACCGCCGGGCGCATCCGCCAGGGCCCCGCACCGACGAACCTTGCCGTGCCGGTCGCGGCCTTCATCGACGCCACAACGATCAAACTGGGATAG